The region TAGTGATACAGTCTCGCAAAGCTGTTATCTTGCCGTTCAAATGACAGTATATCGTGCAGTGGTACAAAGTGTTCCATTTCTTGTACGATATGCAAACGCATCTCGTTAGCTGTAGCGATAATATGATAAGGGTGAAAATATGTTGCCAGCAGGCGTTCAACTTCAGTGACAAAGGCGGCTTGCCAAGTCGGATTACTCAACAGACCACGAAAAAGTCGCGACCGCGACGTGACATGCCCCAATGTGTCACGCCATGACTGGGAGGCAAATCCAAGCGCAAAGTCAAAGTCTTTTAACACAAACCGCCAGCGCCCATCGCCATATGGTGTATTGCCGAGTCCGCGCCAAATCAGCACATTGTTTTGCGGCCAATCGGAGTTGCCGGATACAATTTGAATGGCGGCGTAACGCATAAAATTGTCGACATCTAAAAATCTGTTCAAGTAAGCGACATTGGCATCGCGAGCCAAATTGACACGTCCCATCCATTGGTGCAATTCTTTGAAATCATCGAAGTCGCGCTCACGCCCGAAGCTCAGGCGCGGATCGCCAATGCCGTCAGTCAGAACGGTAACGCTGGACGCATCTACACCAAAGTGCGCTTCCAAGTATTGCGGACTTCCCCAATGTTCGCGCATATTACGTATGCCTTTGTACTGTCCGTTGCGAAAGATGACTACAGGTCGGTATGCCGAAACGGCGTTAAAGCCGGATTCCGCCGCCAGACGGTTGACCAGGGCATCGCGAATGAACGCATTGTTAAAATCGTTTCCGCTGTTTCGCAGTGTTAGGCTGGCGAAGTCAGTCATTGCGCGGCCTTGGCGGTCATACAAATCGTCAAACAATGGAAAATACAAGTCACCACTGTGTTCCTCACGGCCAAACAACCGTAAGGCTCTGCCCGGAAGTGTGCGCGACGAAGTTCCTGCCACACGCACCCCGGCGGCCTGTACCGCAAGGGGTGTCATATCGACATCAAAGAGTTCAATATGCACATCGCGCTCCCATGCACGGCCACGTTGGTTGCGATTGGCCGGCGAGCGGGGTGTCACCTCTTCGTCGGGGTTGTCGGCCACCCATTGGGTGCGCACATGGCCGTAGACATAGATGCCGTAAACATAGTCGTAAAAATTGTGCGGATCAGAAACGAGAGAAATAACCGGCATATTCAGTCTGTCAAGTGAAACACCCGTAAAATAGGTGGCGATAATTTCATTGCCAACGGGCTCGCCGCGCACGAAGAGTTGGGCGCGTATGACGGTGGCATCACCTCTAGGTTCGGCAGCTTCGGGCAAGGTGAAAGGGCTACGATATACGGGAGAGCCCATGCGGGGCACAGTGCTGTCTAGCGTGTAGCGCACTTGCCCGTACGTGGGAATGTTCAAAACTGCAACAACATCACCGCCATTGTGCAAGCCGCCAGGCAGTGAAAAGGCAATGTTTGAATCAACGCTCGACTGCCCGCCGAGCGGGATGAACATAATGACACCCAACATGATGGCGGACAGCAGCAATATGGAGAATATGGTGCGTTTTGGCATGAAAAACCCCCTTATGATTAAAATGCGTCTACAATCAGTTCAATGCTCTCGACTGTCCAGCCATTTGCCACGATGTCGATGACATCAAAACGAGCAGGCGGCATATTGTTGAACTTTGTCAAATACATTTCAGCGGTATAGCGTAATTTCTTTTGTTTGGACGGTGAAATGCTCTCAATGCCCGTTACCATAGCGTGCGGCGCGCGTGTTTTGACTTCAATAAAGACGATCGTGTCACCTTGTTGTGCCACGATATCGATTTCGCCGTACCGGCTTCGGAAATTCTGCTCGACAATATCATATCCATTCTCACACAGATGGTCGAGAGCAACCCGTTCTCCCCATTCTCCTCTCATCAGCGCCACACTCATGACAGCCTGAACGAGCGGCGGTGCGCTGGTGACGCACCGTAGGCTTGCAACGCAGTGTAATGCGCTTTGGTTGGATAGCCTTTGTGACGGTCGAAACCGTATACCGGATACACCTCATGCAACTTGTGCATATATATGTCACGCGCGACTTTGGCAAGGATTGAAGCGGCGGCAATGGATAGGCTCAACGTGTCGCCTTTGACAATGGCTTGGTATGGCAACGGCAGCTCAAAATTGTAGTTGCCATCTATAATCGCATAATCGGCGGACGGTTGCAATGCTTCGATGGCACGTTGCATAGCAAGGCGTGTCGCGCCGCGGATGTTGAATTGGTCGATTTCTTGCACGCTTGCCGTGGAAACAGACCACGCAATTGCCTGCCCCTGAATGCGTTGTGATAGTGCAAGGCGTTTTTTGGGTGTGAGTTTCTTACTATCATCAAGCCCGTCAAGAGATAAGGCTTGACAGTCGTCAACAGACGGCAAAATCACCGCTGCGGCATAGACATCGCCGGCCAACGGCCCGACACCGGCTTCGTCAACACCACAAACAGCGTAGTAGCCTTTTGCGCGGGCTTGTCGCTCGTAAACGTGGTTCATATGGCGTCCTCCTTGTCCTCACATGGCGCATCGAAATCACCACACCCTACATCCTCCAATGTCATGCGACCCAACAACCCATTGCGGAATTCCGTGATAATTAAGTTGACCGCTCGCTCCAAATCGGGGATACCGCCTGATGCCAACATACCGCGCTTGCGTGCTAAGGCCTCGAGCAAGTCGACATCATCGATACCGCTGACATCAAGTTTATACCGCGCCAACAAGGCTTGCGGATAGCGCTCTTTAAGCATAATCATTAGATGATAGGCCAACGTCTCTTCGTCTAAGGCATTGCTGCCGATGGCACCTGTGAAGGCCAGCAACAATCCTGTTTGCTCGTCTTCTATTTTGGGCCAGAGAATGCCGGGCGTGTCGAGCAACTCAACGCCGTCACCGACACGTATCCACTGCTTACCGCGTGTGACGCCGGGGCGGTTTTCTACCTTTGCTCGAATGCCGCCGGCGACACGGTTAATCAGCGAAGACTTCCCTACATTCGGCACGCCGACAATCATGATACGCACCGGACGTCCGACTTGCCCACGCGCCGTTCGCGCTGCGATTTTGTCCGCCAACAGTCGCCGTACGGCTCCGGAAAATTGATTTGTCCCCTGCCCTGACTTGCAGTCAAGCACAATGACTTGACTGCCGAGTGTTTTATAATAATCAACCCATTGCTTAGTTGCTTCGCCATCAGCCAAATCGCTGCGGTTCAAGGCGATCAGCCGCGGCCTTCCGCCCACAAGCTCATCAAGCTGCGGGTTGCGGCTGGCACGCGGGATACGAGCATCAAGCAATTCGACGATCGCGTCAACTTGCTTTATGTTGGCCTCCATCATGCGCTCAGTTTTTGCCATATGGCCGGGATACCAGTTGATTTTCATAATGGGTGTAATCCTCTCGGTTGCTGCGTTTATTATAGCAAAAAAAATATGAAAGAGCAAGCATACAGTTGTTGCAAGTCAACTGTGTTTATGATATACTTAATCATGGTGATAATTTTTCAGTTTGAAAGGAGCACTACCATTATGCGTACAATCGGAACTCGCGCGCTTGGCGTTCGCACACCCATTATTCGTGAAAGCGACGACTTGGTTTCCATCGTTTGTCAAAGCCTCAAAGAGGCGCAGGACAATGAGAATATCATATTCAACGACGGAGATATTATCGGTGTAACCGAGGCCGTTGTGGCGCGGGCGCAGGGCAATTATGCCACCACGGCGCAAATTGCTGCCGACGTACGCCGTCAATTCCCCGACGGGCATATCGGCGTGGTTTTTCCCATTTTGAGCCGCAATCGCTTTGCGATGGAGCTCAAGGGCATTGCCATGGGTGCCAAGCAAGTCACTGTCATGCTCTCCTACCCCGCCGATGAAGTTGGCAATCAGCTTGTCAGTTGGGAAGACATCGACGATAAGGGGCTAAATCCTTACAGCGACTGCCTTGATGAGAAAAAATACCGTGACCTTTTTGGCAATGATGTCAAGCATATTTTTACCGGTGTTGACTATTTGGACTACTATAAATCGCTGCATAACAACATTGAAATCATCTTTTGCTCTGACCCAAAAGCCATCTTGAAATATACAAAAAACATAATTGTTGCTGATATTCATACCCGAGCGCGCACCAAACGAGCCTTACTGGCTGCCGGCGCCGAGAAAGTAATTGGGCGCGAGGATGTACTGTCGCAGTCGATTGACGGCAGCGGATACAACGAAGAATATGGACTGCTCGGCGCTAACACCGCCGGCGAAGACCGGCTTAAACTCTTCCCACGCGATTGCGGCACATTTGTCGAGGCGTGCAGTCAAGCTTTGCGCAATATGACTGGCAAACATATTGAGGTGCTGGTTTACGGTGATGGTGGTTTCAAAGACCCTGTCGGCGGCATTTGGGAACTTGCCGACCCGGTGATTAGCCCCGCCTTTACAAGCGGCCTGCAGGGGACACCAAACGAAATCAAGCTCAAATATTTGGCCGACAACACCTTTGGCCATATGGACAAGGACGCTGCCAGAGCCGCCGTTGAAAAGGCCATCGAAGACAAAGACGGTGTCAATTTAATGGGCAAAATGGCATCGCTCGGTACGACACCGCGTCAGATTTCTGACTTGCTCGGCTCGTTGTGTGACCTCATCAGCGGCAGCGGCGACAAGGGTACGCCGGTGATTTTGATTCAAGGATATTTTGACAATTATGCGTCATAGCGCAAGAATATTGTGAGGAACAAGGTCATGGCAGAAATCATCAAAGTTTACAAAGAAAGCATGGGTGCAAAACGGTTTATCGGCAAAAAATATGGCGACAGTGACCGCGTAAACGGCACGTTTGGCGCGAAATGGTGTGAGTGGTTCAGCAACGGCTGGTTTGACCAAATTGAAGACCAAATTGAGGGCGGCCTCAAAGAGGGGGACGGCAGCATCGGCTTAATGCGCGGAAAAGACGGCGCATTTGAGTACTGGATTGGCTACTTTACACCAGAGAACACAATCGCCCCCGATGGGTTTGATTGCATAGATTTCCCCAAAAGCGAGCTCGGCGTTTGCTGGGTCTATGGCAAAGACGGTGAAGTCTATTTTCACGAAGGTGCATGTGCCGACCGGCTCAAACAAGAGGAGTTTGATTTAGCTTGCGGAGATGACAGCTGGTGCTTCGAGCGATATGTCTGCCCGCGCTTTACCGTGCCCGATGATAAAGGCAACATCATCCTTGACATCTGCTTTTTGTTGAAATAAATTATTGAAATTAGCCCCCCACGAGATAGGATTTTCCTTTTTTGTGGGGGTTAGTTTTTGCGTTGGGAAAAAATGCTTATACTACGAAACAGAAATGGTCAATATATATTACATGGCTTTCTGCTGCAATTGTATCATACTCATTTTTCACTTTATAGCCGAGCGGATTTGCAAAGACATATCTTGCATCAGCATTTGAATAATTGAACTTACTCTTTTGCGGAAATGCAAACCTAAAACAGTTTTTTGCCATGTAAATTTTATACCATTCGTCATACGTTTCACACACAATTCCGTTCAAAATCAATGTCCATCGCTTATCAATTTCAATGCCTTTGAACTGTATATCTTTTCGATTAAGATATTGTTTCCTTATTCCATTATGCTTAACGGGTTTTTATTTTCATCGTGGAATGTTTTCGACAGGAGAAATATTGCTGCCCGGAAAAAATAATTCTTTATGGACATATGCCATTAGCGATAAAGCCTTTTCAAAGTCAGACTTACCAACAGCAATAGCGGCAACATCACTTTTGCCAAACACTTGACATACACACCGATTTCGCACATATACTCTATCATTCACACAAAAGAGGTACAAGCATGAAAGCACGTTGGAGTATTTTATGTTTCGCGTTTTGTTTGCTGTTGTTATGGTTGATTCCTGTTCCACGCTACGATGTCTCGACAAGTAATCCAAATCAAAGCACACGACGCAATGAAAATGTCACACCATACACGCCCAACGAATTTGTCAAGGGGATATGGATTGCCTCGGCATGGAATATTGATTTTCCGTCGCGTTCCGGCATGACTGCCACCGAATTACAAACAGAAATTGACATCATGGCCGACACCTGCGCCGCATGGGGCGTGACTGATATTTTTCTGCAAGTTCGCCCGTTTGGCGACGCGCTCTATCCATCAAGCATTTTTCCATGGTCGGCGACGGTTAGCGGTACAGAGGGCGTTGCACCTGATGCCAAGTTCGACCCACTGCAAAGCTGGGTTAAGGCCGCCCATGCTCGCGGCATGCGCCTGCACGCATGGATCAACCCCTATCGATTAAGTACGCCGTCTGGCATAAGTCTTTTTGCCTTGCAACACCTTGACTTAGTTGTTATCCACAACGGCTCACTTTATCTCGATCCCGGAAATCCAGCTTCTCAAAATATCATCTTAGCCGGTATTGCTGAGATTTTAGAAAATTATAACGTTGACGGCATTCACTTTGACGATTATTTTTATCCGTCAACACATTTTAATGACAGCCTAATCTTCGCGCGATACGGGCAAAGTACAGAGCATGCCGCATGGCGCAAAGAAAATGTCAATGCGCTGCTGCGCCACAGCCAAGCCATCGCGCATTACCATGGCGCGCGGTTCGGCGTCAGCCCAATCGGCATTTGGGCAAATGCCGATCATCACCCCAACGGCAGCGACACCGGCGGACGCCAGTCATTGTTTGCACAATATGCCGATACATTGACATGGATTGAGCGTGGATATGTTGATTACATCGCCCCACAAATCTACTGGGAACGCGGCCATGACCTGGCTTGTTTTGATATACTGTTGCCGTGGTGGCGCGATGCTTTACAGAATTCAGACGTTCGCCTCTATATTGGACTGGCGGCGTATAAGCAAACCGACGAGGCATTTGCGGAGGTGTGGGCCGCAAACGATGAATTATCTGCACAGCGAGCAATCATTAACAGCATGGATGACGTACATGGAGTGATTTATTTTAGTTATCGTGATATGGTTGCATTGATGGGCGGCAAAAATGATTGAGTGCGGCATAAAAACGCAGTCAAGCTACTTGCATTTGTTGATGCCGACAACAATCCTTCCATTATGTTGCATGAAAGACTTTCTTTTACACTTAGTGAAAACCAAGGTGCAGAAAATGTATACGCCGGAGGAGGCAGGATTGTATATGAGTACGCAATATAAACATACCAGCCGCATAAACCGGTGCAAATCCTGTGACGCAACAGGCACAAATTATAAGTCTAGTGTAAAAAAATGCTTGACAGCCTTCCCAACATCTGTTATACTACATGAGTAAGTTGTGGCGTAACGCCCACACCTGCCGATTTCTGTATCGCCGGGTCCAATACGTTGACGTGATTTTACTTGCGTTGTTGTATGGGGGTTGTGCGTTGCAAATCCCTTTTTTTGATATTTTATTAAGGAGGAGGTCATTTCACATCGCAAAAAACGAACAACAAATCAATAATGCCATCCGGGACGCCAAAGTACGTCTGATTGGGTCAGATGGTGAACAATTGGGCATTTTTAGCGGCGCAGATGCGTTGGAAAAAGCCTACGATGAGGGGTTGGATTTAGTTAAAATCTCGCCCAATGCTGACCCGCCGGTCTGTAAAATTATGGATTACGGCAAACATCGCTTTGAACAATCTAAGCGCGAAAAGGAAATGAAACGTAACCAACATATTGTTGAAACACATGAAATTCGCTTATCGCCGAATATTGACGCACATGATGTTGAATTCAAAATGAAAGCGGCACGAAAATTCTTGGAAAAGGGCGACAAGTTGAAGATTACGATTCGGTTCCGTGGTCGTCAGATGGCACATACCGAGTTGGGTAGAGATCAGCTTCTCAAGTTTACCGAGGCATTATCTGACTTGGGCGTTGTTGATAAACAACCCAAGCTAGACGGGCGACATATGACGATGTTCATGAGTGCTAAACTTGCGCCCAAGCCGGAGACAAAGAAAAAAACTAAGCCGCTCGAAAATGTCGAAACAAAGGAAACAACAAAGGAGTAACAACCAATATGCCTAAAATGAAAACGCACAAAGGCGCAGCCAAACGCTTCAAAATGACCAAATCGGGCCGTATTAAGCGTGCGCACGCCGGAAAGAACCATATTTTGGAGAAAAAAAGCACCAAACGTAAGCGCGGCTTGCGCCAAACCACAGGCGTGGATAAAACCAACGAGCGGAGCATCCGCGATATGCTGCCATATAGCTAAGGGCTGCCTATACCGTGAGCAGGGCGGGTAAGATGCGCAGACGAAAACCACACTTTTCATCGCGTGATTATGTAACTGACCGCGAACGGTTAGAGGCGTGACACCAACGATATAAATTCAGGAGGACTATTATCATGGCAAGAGCCAAGAATGTTAAAATGACGCGCGCGCGTCGTAAACGTATATTAAAATTAGCCCGCGGCTACTGGGGCGCAAAGTCAACACACTACAAAATGGCGAACCAAGCCGTTATGAAATCACTTCGTTACGCTTATATCAGCCGGAAATTGCGCAAGCGCGACTTCCGCCGTCTGTGGATCGCACGGATCAACGCCGGCGCAAAGGCGAATGATATGAACTACTCTCGCTTTATGCACGGCTTAAAGCTGGCAAACATCTCACTCAACCGTAAAATGCTATCTGAGATGGCCATTCATGACAAGGCTGCATTTGCGGCGTTGACGGAACAATCGAAAGCGGCATTGGCGGATAAATAAATTTTACGACAAAATAATCACCCCTTGGCGCAGCTTCAAGCTATGCCAAGGGGTTTGTTTTATTTAACAATAAATTCCCAAGTCCTCTCTTTTCAAAACCTTTACCTCGCAAATTGGTACACCCAGCGCTGTAAATTTCTCCTCATATCCCGTCATACTCTCAGCAGTATCGATCTGCGCTACCGCGCCTCCCCTCCCATGTAAATCCCGTGTCTGCGAGGCAATCTTCCAGCCACCACACTGTTCCAGTTCTTCTAATGTAAACTCAAATAGTGGCACATTATCCGTTCGAACGCATAGTAAACCGTCAGCTTTTAGCAACCTATGGTATGCCGCAAGAAAATTTCGATGTGTCAGCCGCCGCTTGGCATAGCGATCTTTCAGCCACGGGTCGCAAAAGAGAATGTCAAGACGGTTGATCGTTCCGTCGGCAAACCATTCCGTAATATCTTGCACGTCACCATCAATGAACTTGATATTATCCAACCCCGCACGATGTGCCATTTCCATTGCTTTTAACAATGCAGGCTGATTGCGTTCCACACCAACGTGCAACACATCAGGAAATTTAGCAGCTTGCGCTGTCAAGTAGTTTCCCCTGCCACAACCAAATTCCAAACGTAAAAGCGTATTATTGCCGCCAATATTTTTTTCAGTGAAATTGACAATAAGGTACTGCGGCGCAACAGCTTTCCATCGTTTATCAAAGTTCTTTGGTTTTCGTAAACGCATTACATCTCACGCTCCGGCGTTTTCTTGCGGCGCAGACTAAGCTTATTCTCCGTACCTTTGAGCAACCGCCCGATGTTTTGGTAGTGCTTGACAACGACCAACAAACATAAAATCGCTGTCACAACGATAAAATAGTCAG is a window of Oscillospiraceae bacterium DNA encoding:
- a CDS encoding family 10 glycosylhydrolase, whose product is MKARWSILCFAFCLLLLWLIPVPRYDVSTSNPNQSTRRNENVTPYTPNEFVKGIWIASAWNIDFPSRSGMTATELQTEIDIMADTCAAWGVTDIFLQVRPFGDALYPSSIFPWSATVSGTEGVAPDAKFDPLQSWVKAAHARGMRLHAWINPYRLSTPSGISLFALQHLDLVVIHNGSLYLDPGNPASQNIILAGIAEILENYNVDGIHFDDYFYPSTHFNDSLIFARYGQSTEHAAWRKENVNALLRHSQAIAHYHGARFGVSPIGIWANADHHPNGSDTGGRQSLFAQYADTLTWIERGYVDYIAPQIYWERGHDLACFDILLPWWRDALQNSDVRLYIGLAAYKQTDEAFAEVWAANDELSAQRAIINSMDDVHGVIYFSYRDMVALMGGKND
- the infC gene encoding translation initiation factor IF-3, with translation MPFFDILLRRRSFHIAKNEQQINNAIRDAKVRLIGSDGEQLGIFSGADALEKAYDEGLDLVKISPNADPPVCKIMDYGKHRFEQSKREKEMKRNQHIVETHEIRLSPNIDAHDVEFKMKAARKFLEKGDKLKITIRFRGRQMAHTELGRDQLLKFTEALSDLGVVDKQPKLDGRHMTMFMSAKLAPKPETKKKTKPLENVETKETTKE
- the rplT gene encoding 50S ribosomal protein L20, whose protein sequence is MARAKNVKMTRARRKRILKLARGYWGAKSTHYKMANQAVMKSLRYAYISRKLRKRDFRRLWIARINAGAKANDMNYSRFMHGLKLANISLNRKMLSEMAIHDKAAFAALTEQSKAALADK
- a CDS encoding ribonuclease HII — protein: MNHVYERQARAKGYYAVCGVDEAGVGPLAGDVYAAAVILPSVDDCQALSLDGLDDSKKLTPKKRLALSQRIQGQAIAWSVSTASVQEIDQFNIRGATRLAMQRAIEALQPSADYAIIDGNYNFELPLPYQAIVKGDTLSLSIAAASILAKVARDIYMHKLHEVYPVYGFDRHKGYPTKAHYTALQAYGASPAHRRSFRLS
- the trmB gene encoding tRNA (guanosine(46)-N7)-methyltransferase TrmB, which encodes MRLRKPKNFDKRWKAVAPQYLIVNFTEKNIGGNNTLLRLEFGCGRGNYLTAQAAKFPDVLHVGVERNQPALLKAMEMAHRAGLDNIKFIDGDVQDITEWFADGTINRLDILFCDPWLKDRYAKRRLTHRNFLAAYHRLLKADGLLCVRTDNVPLFEFTLEELEQCGGWKIASQTRDLHGRGGAVAQIDTAESMTGYEEKFTALGVPICEVKVLKREDLGIYC
- the ylqF gene encoding ribosome biogenesis GTPase YlqF, which encodes MKINWYPGHMAKTERMMEANIKQVDAIVELLDARIPRASRNPQLDELVGGRPRLIALNRSDLADGEATKQWVDYYKTLGSQVIVLDCKSGQGTNQFSGAVRRLLADKIAARTARGQVGRPVRIMIVGVPNVGKSSLINRVAGGIRAKVENRPGVTRGKQWIRVGDGVELLDTPGILWPKIEDEQTGLLLAFTGAIGSNALDEETLAYHLMIMLKERYPQALLARYKLDVSGIDDVDLLEALARKRGMLASGGIPDLERAVNLIITEFRNGLLGRMTLEDVGCGDFDAPCEDKEDAI
- a CDS encoding coenzyme F420-0:L-glutamate ligase, translated to MMRTIGTRALGVRTPIIRESDDLVSIVCQSLKEAQDNENIIFNDGDIIGVTEAVVARAQGNYATTAQIAADVRRQFPDGHIGVVFPILSRNRFAMELKGIAMGAKQVTVMLSYPADEVGNQLVSWEDIDDKGLNPYSDCLDEKKYRDLFGNDVKHIFTGVDYLDYYKSLHNNIEIIFCSDPKAILKYTKNIIVADIHTRARTKRALLAAGAEKVIGREDVLSQSIDGSGYNEEYGLLGANTAGEDRLKLFPRDCGTFVEACSQALRNMTGKHIEVLVYGDGGFKDPVGGIWELADPVISPAFTSGLQGTPNEIKLKYLADNTFGHMDKDAARAAVEKAIEDKDGVNLMGKMASLGTTPRQISDLLGSLCDLISGSGDKGTPVILIQGYFDNYAS
- the rpmI gene encoding 50S ribosomal protein L35 is translated as MPKMKTHKGAAKRFKMTKSGRIKRAHAGKNHILEKKSTKRKRGLRQTTGVDKTNERSIRDMLPYS
- a CDS encoding CotH kinase family protein, whose protein sequence is MPKRTIFSILLLSAIMLGVIMFIPLGGQSSVDSNIAFSLPGGLHNGGDVVAVLNIPTYGQVRYTLDSTVPRMGSPVYRSPFTLPEAAEPRGDATVIRAQLFVRGEPVGNEIIATYFTGVSLDRLNMPVISLVSDPHNFYDYVYGIYVYGHVRTQWVADNPDEEVTPRSPANRNQRGRAWERDVHIELFDVDMTPLAVQAAGVRVAGTSSRTLPGRALRLFGREEHSGDLYFPLFDDLYDRQGRAMTDFASLTLRNSGNDFNNAFIRDALVNRLAAESGFNAVSAYRPVVIFRNGQYKGIRNMREHWGSPQYLEAHFGVDASSVTVLTDGIGDPRLSFGRERDFDDFKELHQWMGRVNLARDANVAYLNRFLDVDNFMRYAAIQIVSGNSDWPQNNVLIWRGLGNTPYGDGRWRFVLKDFDFALGFASQSWRDTLGHVTSRSRLFRGLLSNPTWQAAFVTEVERLLATYFHPYHIIATANEMRLHIVQEMEHFVPLHDILSFERQDNSFARLYHYAMVQPAFLAERFYEQLGVTLQLPTQSPPPLPSLGSYTFPHNSVILGGSMFDSRSQRMDGVLSVNIDGEWISIEAYAEANNLLVFVHAATDSVIFSPQIETPERPELS
- a CDS encoding YraN family protein, which encodes MRGEWGERVALDHLCENGYDIVEQNFRSRYGEIDIVAQQGDTIVFIEVKTRAPHAMVTGIESISPSKQKKLRYTAEMYLTKFNNMPPARFDVIDIVANGWTVESIELIVDAF